The window GAGGTGGAGCAGGTCACGGCCTGACCTGCCCCCGCCGGGGCGGTTCTTAAAAACTCCATAGATATTTCTTGACACGCCGCCGCCCGCCATCGAGCCGTTTTCCTACACCTATTTGGGGATAAAACAGCTGATGGCTGGTGCCGGAATCATGCTGCTGGGAACTACCCTGATTCCACAGCTGGCAACATTGTTCTCTTAAGAGGAGTGGTAGATGAACACCATCATTGAGAGAATTACGGAAGCGATAAAGGATATCCTGATCGGGCTTATCAAGTCCTGTTTGGATAACATGTTCACGTCT of the Luxibacter massiliensis genome contains:
- a CDS encoding Maff2 family mobile element protein, with amino-acid sequence MGIKQLMAGAGIMLLGTTLIPQLATLFS